The following is a genomic window from Pseudomonadales bacterium.
CGCAAGACCGCAAACGTGATCCTGAACACGGCGTTCGGCGAACCGACGATGGCGGTCGATACGCATATCTTCCGCCTTGCGAACCGCATCCGCCTTGCCCCCGGCAAGACCGTGCGCGAAGTCGAGGACAAGCTGCTGAAAACCACGCCGCGCGAGTACCTGCACGACGCGCACCACTGGCTGATCCTGCACGGTCGCTACATCTGTACGGCGCGCAGCCCGAAGTGCCCCGAATGCGTGATCGCCGATCTGTGCGAATATCCTGCAAAGACCTGCTCGGTCCCGCCGCAACAGGACATCACGTCGGGCATCGTCGAACCTGATCCCGGATAGACCCAACGCCGCAGACGATTCACAGCCGACCAGACATGCTGACGCATCCGATCCGGAGACCAAGATGGACATCGACATCGATCAATTGACCGAAGCACAACTGGTCGACCTGAACAACAGGGTCATCGCTCGCCTGCGTTTTCTGCAGCAGATGAAGACACACCATCAGATGCTCGAGTTCAGCATCGGTGACCGGGTTGCATTCAGTCCTGCCGGCAGGGAGACGAAAGTCGGCATGCTCACCCGTTACAACAGGAAGACCGTGACGGTAATCACCGAGACGGGGGAGCAGTGGAACGTGGCACCCGCATTCCTGCGCCGGGCCGAGACGATCGTCGACACCGAGGCAGAAAAGGATAATTCCGTCATGTCCCAGTGGAAGCAAACCCGATGATCATCGTGATTTCTCCGGCGAAGGCGCTCGACTACGAGAGCCCTGTGCACAGCACATCCTTCAGCCAGCCGGATTTTCTGGATCGCTCGGCACAACTGATCGACATCCTGCGGGTGCAGACACCGGCACGGATCGCGGAACTGATGTCGTTGTCGGATGCACTTGTCGAACTCAACGTCGCACGCTACGCGCAGTGGGCGCGGCCATTCACTCCGGACAACGCCAGGCAGGCCCTGTTCGCGTTCAACGGTGATGTCTACGAGGGACTGGGTGCCTCCAGCCTGTCGGAGGCCGATCTGGCGTGGTCGCAGGAGCACCTGCGTATCCTCTCCGGTCTGTACGGCGTGTTGCGTCCGCTCGACCTGATGCAAGCGTATCGGCTCGAAATGGGCACACGACTGCAAAACGCCCACGGCAAGGATCTGTACGCGTTCTGGAACGAAGCCATCACCAGCGAATTGAACCGCCTGCTCGCGGCCGAAGCAGAAGCCGGACGCGAACCCGTCCTGCTCAACCTGGCGTCTGACGAATACTTCAGGGCGGTGAAGGCGAAGCGACTCGCAGGGCGTATCGTCCACACCGCATTCGAGGACTGGAAGGGCGGACGCTACAAGATCATCAGCTTCTTCGCCAAGCGCGCGCGTGGCCTGATGAGCCGTTTCATCATCTGCAACCGCATCGACAGCGTCGCCAGGCTGCGGGATTTTGCCGCCGAAGGCTATGCCTTCGCACCCGCCGCATCCAGCAACGAGCGACTGGTGTTTCGCCGCCGCGAGCAGTGAGCTCAGCCCGCGAATCTCCCACCACTTCCGAACAGCCGGCTCATCGACGCGCGCAGCTCGTTTGCCCGGATCGACCGCAGGATGCGGTTCAGCGAGGCTCCAGCGTCGCAAGGATCTCGGCGATCGCCGCGTCATCCATGCCTGCATCCTCGGGCAGGCAGTGATAGCCGGCGTAGACGAAGTGCGCACCCTGGCGCAGGAACCACTCGCGCCAGTGTGCTTCGGCGTCGTCATGCTCGAACAGTCGTCCCCGCCAGTCGCCGACGAGGACTGCCTGTGACCGCAATCCAATGTCGAGCAAATCGCGGCTGAACTCTTCCAGGTCCTCTTCGGCAACCTCGCCCTCATCGAGCACCAGTGCGGAGATCTCGAGGCAACTCACGCCATCCTCGTCGCCGATCACGACCACGTCGTCGTCGTGCTCTGCCGCCCACTCCTCGGGCAACTCCAGCGTCCACGATTCGGTGCTTACGATGGGCATGATCCGTTCTCCCTGGCTATGGATCGGGACATCAGGAGCGCGTCTTCGCGCCCGGTCGTCGTACGGTAGTAGTCCCTGCGTCGTCCCGTCACCGCAAAGCCCGCAGAATGGTAGAAGGCTTGCGCCGAAGCGTTGGACTCGCGCACCTCGAGCAGGCAGCGTGTCGCACCGCGATCGGCCGCCGCACGCTGCGCTGCCTCGAGCAGTCGGCTTGCCCTTCCCGCTCGCCGGTACTCTGGATCGATGGCGATATCGAGAATCTCGCACTCGTCCGCCACGACCGTGAACAGCACGAAGCCGGCCAGTGCGCCATCAGGCATGCAAAACACGAAACCTCCCGCGCGCTGCAGCGTCTCGCGTACCGCATCGGCACTCCACGGCGACGCGTTGACGCGCGCATCGAGCGCCGCGATCGCCGGCGCATCGTCGGTGCTTGCCTCTCTCATTCAGTCGCCATGGGCAGCACGCGCTGCACACAGCTCACGCCACGCGTCACGCTTCAGTTCCGGCGTGCCAAGCATGCTGTCCGCCGCCAGAGTTACCAGCGCCCCGAGCTGCAGGCCGACGACGCGCTGCACCAGCGGCACCCGCTGTGCGTAGGTACGCTCGTCCCAGCCGAGCAGCAATCCCGCCGCAGCCGGACCGAGCAGGATCAGGTACTCCGGATCCATCGACTCGGTGAGCTTGATCAGCCATCCAAGCAACACATCACGTGCTCCGGCACGATCCGGTGCAACACCACTCGCAACCGGATCGAAGCGCTGCATGCTGGCTGCGACGCGCTCACCGCTCAACGCGAACCCGATTGCCGCTGCGAGCGCTGCTACCCGCGCGTCGCGCTGCGCATCACCTGCCTGGTCGATGAACAGATGACGCCCTGCCACCACCAGCAGCAACGCGGGCACGGGTTCAGCAGGCGTTGCCGGCGATACCTTGCCACGCGTGCGGGGCGTCGCTGCACCTGCACCCGTAACGGATCGATGCTGGCCGTCCGGCCCAAGCAGCTCCTGTGCAAGCCGACCCGGGGCGAGACCGAAACCGGCTGGCACCGATGCCGTCACGGGTGGCGCAAATGCCGGTTCTGCCTCTACCTCGACTGCCTCCGCAACCTCCACCTCCGCCGCGCCGCGCAGCACCCACACCGGGATTTCCATCGCGGCGAGATAGGCCAGACGCAGCGCCTCGTCCATAGGTGCGAACTTCCGGTGCGCCTCAGACACCGTCGATCTGCGGATGCGCGCGCGCAGCACTACCCATCACGTTCAGCGCGTGCAGATATGCCTTCGCCGATGCGACGATGATGTCGGTATCGGCCCCGGCACCGTTGACGATGCGCGAATCGCGTTCGAGGCGCACCATGACCTCCGCCTGCGAGTCAGTGCCGGAAGTGATCGCATTGATCGAGAACAACAGCAGCCTGGTACCGCTGTGCACCTTGTTCTCGATCGCCTTGAATACTGCATCGACCGGACCGTCACCCTCCGCGGCACTGTCGTGCTCGACCCCGTCGATCTTCAGCGTGACGTGCGCACGTGGCTTCTCGCCCGTGTGCGATACCGCCTCCAGCGCAACCAGCTCGAAACGCTCCACGGCATCCCCAACGCTGACGTTGGTGGCGATCGCCTGCAGATCCTCATCGAAGATCTCGTGCTTCTTGTCCGCCAGTTCCTTGAAGCGATGGAACGCACTTTCGAGCTCTTCGCGCGTCTCGAAGCTGATACCGAGCTCCTCGAAACGCGCCCGCACCGCTGCACGTCCCGAGTGCTTGCCGAGCACGAGCCGGTTGGTGCTCCAGCCCACGTCCTGCGCGCGCATGATCTCGTAGGTCTCGCGATGCTTGAGCACCCCGTCCTGATGGATGCCAGCCTCGTGCGCGAACGCATTTGCACCCACGATCGCCTTGTTCGGTTGCACCGGAAAGCCGGTGACCGACGAAACCAGACGCGAGGTCGGCACAATCTCTTCGGTCACGATGCGCGTCTCGACCGGAAAGATGTCTGCGCGCGTGCGCACTGCCATCACGATTTCTTCCAGCGAAGCGTTGCCGGCACGCTCGCCGAGCCCGTTGATCGTGCATTCGACCTGGCGTGCACCGTTCATCACTGCCGACAGCGAGTTCGCAACTGCAAGCCCGAGGTCATTGTGGCAGTGCACCGAGAACACCGCCTTGTCCGCATTCGGTACCGTGCGAATCAGCCTGCCGATGAATTCCCCGTACTGCCCGGGCTCACCGTAGCCGACTGTATCGGGCAGGTTGATCGTGGTTGCCCCGGCAGCAATCGTCGCTTCGATGATCCGGCACAGGAAGTCGAACTCCGAACGGCTGGCGTCTTCACACGAGAACTCGACGTCGTCAGTGTGGTTACGGGCCTGGCGCACCGACCGCACCGCCTGATCGAGTACCTGCTCCGGCGTCATCTGCAGCTTGTACTGCATGTGGATCGGCGATGTCGCAATGAATGTATGGATACGCGGGCGCACCGCATTCTTCAGCGCTGCAGCCGCCTCCGCGATATCGCGTGCAGCGGCGCGTGCAAGGCTCGCCACCGAACAGTTCTTCACTGTCTCGGCCACTGCCTTCACGGCCTCGAAGTCCCCCGGACTCGCGATCGCGAAGCCGGCTTCGATCACGTCGACGTTCAGTCGTTCCAGTGCGCGCGCGATGCGGATTTTCTCGTCACGGGTCATCGACGCACCGGGGCTCTGTTCGCCGTCGCGCATCGTGGTATCGAAAATGATCAAATGGTCCTTGCTCATGACTGGTCCTCATGCCCGGACGGCCACACACGGGTGCGACCATTCCGGTGAATTCGTGATGACGGTTGAATTGTGAGCGCGAAAGATATGCTGCCCCTCAGGGCAGCAGCAGGGCAAGCAGCAACCCGCGCAGGCGGCGCGATGCGTGAATGCTGATCATTTGACCCTGAATGCTCATCGAGAATGCCTGTGCTGGCGAGCTGCACGAACGGTAATGCACCGATCTTAGTGAATGCCGGGGCACGATGCCAGAGGCATCGAGGAAATCTGCAGGGAAATAGTTGCAGCCGAATGGAAGCAGCAGACGACCCTGTCATCAGCCCCCCTTCAAGAACGCGAAAGCCCAGCCACGCTGAGGTGGCTGGGCTTTGTTGTAAGCGCCTGGCGATGACCTACTCTCGCATGGGGAGACCCCACACTACCATCGGCGATGACGCGTTTCACTTCTGAGTTCGGGATGGGATCAGGTGGTTCCACGTCTCTATGGTCGCCAGGCAAACGGGTTTGCCTTGCGGCAAGTCGGTGAAGGTGTGACAGCGTGTTGGTCGAGTGCACATCCGTTACGCGGTATTGCGTTGGTGCACGACGGTTGTTTGGGCTATATGGTCAAGCCACACGGGCAATTAGTATGGGTTAGCTCAACGCCTCACAGCGCTTACACACCCCACCTATCAACGTCCTGGTCTTGAACAGCCCTTCAGGGGGATCGAGTCCCCGGGGAGATCTCATCTTGGGAGAGGCTTCCCGCTTAGATGCTTTCAGCGGTTATCCCGTCCGAACATAGCTACCGGGCAATGCCACTGGCGTGACAACCCGAACACCAGAGGTTCGTCCACTCCGGTCCTCTCGTACTAGGAGCAGCTTCCCTCAAATCTCCAACGCCCACGGCAGATAGGGACCGAACTGTCTCACGACGTTCTAAACCCAGCTCGCGTACCACTTTAAATGGCGAACAGCCATACCCTTGGGACCGGCTTCAGCCCCAGGATGTGATGAGCCGACATCGAGGTGCCAAACACCGCCGTCGATATGAACTCTTGGGCGGTATCAGCCTGTTATCCCCGGAGTACCTTTTATCCGTTGAGCGATGGCCCTTCCATACAGAACCACCGGATCACTAGAACCAACTTTCGTTCCTGCTCGACATGTCTGTCTCGCAGTCAAGCACCCTTATGCTCTTGCACTCAATGCGCGATTTCCGACCGCGCTGAGGGTACCTTCGCGCTCCTCCGTTACGCTTTTGGAGGAGACCGCCCCAGTCAAACTACCCACCATGCACTGTCCCTGACCCGGCTTACGGGCCTAGGTTAGAATTCCAAGTCAGCCAGGGTGGTATTTCAAGGTTGGCTCCACCAGAACTGGCGTCCTGGTTTCAAAGCCTCCCACCTATCCTACACAAACTAACTCAGAATCCAGTGCAAAGCTATAGTCAAGGTTCACGGGGTCTTTCCGTCTTGCCGCGGGTACACTGCATCTTCACAGCGATTTCAATTTCACTGAGTCTCGGGTGGAGACAGTGTGGCCATCGTTACGCCATTCGTGCAGGTCGGAACTTACCCGACAAGGAATTTCGCTACCTTAGGACCGTTATAGTTACGGCCGCCGTTTACCGGGGCTTCGATCAAGAGCTTCGCTTGCGGCTGACCCCATCAATTAACCTTCCGGCACCGGGCAGGCGTCACACCCTATACGTCCACTTTCGTGTTTGCAGAGTGCTGTGTTTTTAATAAACAGTCGCAGCCACCTGGTCACTTCGACCACCCCAGGCTCCGGACGCGAGGTCCTTCACCCGAAGCGGCGTACCTTCTCCCGAAGTTACGGTACCATTTTGCCTAGTTCCTTCACCCGAGTTCTCTCAAGCGCCTTGGGATTCTCTCCCTGCCCACCTGTGTCGGTTTGGGGTACGGTCTCTCGTTACCTGAAGCTTAGAGGCTTTTCCTGGAAGCAGGGCATCAACCACTTCGCCATCGGACCGAAGTCTCGACGGCTCGTTATCACGTCTCGGAATTGACCCACCGGATTTGCCTAACGGGTCTTCCTACTCGCTTGAACGCGGACAACCAACGCCGCGCTGGCCTAGCCTTCTCCGTCCCCCCATCGCAGTAACAAAAGGTACTGGAATATTAACCAGTCTCCCATCGACTACGGCTCTCGCCCTCGCCTTAGGGGCCGACTCACCCTGCGCCGATTACCGTTGCGCAGGAACCCTTGGTCTTCCGGCGGGGAGGTTTTTCACCTCCCTTGTCGTTACTCATGTCAGCATTCGCACTTCCGATACCTCCAGAGAACCTCCCGATTCTCCTTCACTGGCCTACGGAACGCTCCGCTACCGCGCCCACGCAAGCGTGAGCACCCGCAGCTTCGGTTACTGGTTTGAGCCCCGTTAAATCTTCCGCGCAGGCCGACTCGACTAGTGAGCTATTACGCTTTCTTTAAAGGATGGCTGCTTCTAAGCCAACCTCCTAGCTGTCTGTGCCTTCCCACATCGTTTCCCACTTAACCAGTATTGGGGACCTTAGCTGGCGGTCTGGGTTGTTTCCCTTTTCACGACGGACGTTAGCACCCGCCGTGTGTCTGCCAGGCTGTACTCCACGGTATTCGGAGTTTGCATCGGTTTGGTAAGTCGGGATGACCCCCTAGCCGAAACAGTGCTCTACCCCGTGGGTAATCACCTGACGCGCTACCTAAATAGCTTTCGCGGAGAACCAGCTATCTCCGGGCTTGATTAGCCTTTCACTCCTAGCCACAGATCATCCGAATCTTTTTCAACAGATCCCGGTTCGGGCCTCCAGTCCGTGTTACCGAACCTTCACCCTGTCCATGGCTAGATCGCCCGGTTTCGGGTCTACTACCAGCGACTGAAACGCCCTATTAAGACTCGGTTTCCCTACGCCTCCCCTAGACGGTTAAGCTTGCCACTGACAGTAAGTCGCTGACCCATTATACAAAAGGTACGCAGTCACCCCTAACAAAGTGGGCTCCCACTGCTTGTACGCATACGGTTTCAGGATCTATTTCACTCCCCTCTCCGGGGTTCTTTTCGCCTTTCCCTCACGGTACTGGTTCACTATCGGTCAGCTGGGAGTATTTAGCCTTGGAGGATGGTCCCCCCGTCTTCAACCAGGATTTCACGTGTCCCGGCCTACTCATCGCACTCAACTCGCCGCGCCATTTCGGATACGGGGCTATCACCCACTATGGCAGGCCTTTCCAGGCCCTTCTCCTATGACACGACGCGATACAAGTGCTGGGCTCTTCCCCGTTCGCTCGCCACTACTAAGGGAATCTCGGTTGATTTCTTTTCCTGCAGGTACTTAGATGTTTCAGTTCCCCGCGTTCGCCTCCCGTAACCTATGGATTCAGTCACGGGATACTGGCTTGCGCCAGTGGGTTTCCCCATTCGGACATCTCCGGATCAAAGTCTGGTTGCCGACTCCCCGAAGCTTTTCGCAGGCTCCAACGTCCTTCATCGCCTCCAGCTGCCAAGGCATCCACCGTATGCGCTTATTCGCTTGACCATATACCGAAACAACCGTCCCGGTGCACAGCCGCAAATACTCTTCAATCGGTGCTGCGCAGCGACTTGCCACCGCAGCACCTCTACGCCGGATATGCGCTCGACTCGCAATTCATGTGTGTACCTCACACATTCACTACGTCGATCACGGAAGCTTCCACCCCCGCAATCGCGCTATCACACTTCCACCTTGTTAAAGAACCTTCCGGGTGCAAAACCCAGACTGCAGCAACCGGCCGCACCGCGGCCAGACGCTCGAGTCTGGACTCTTTCTTACCCTCGACACCAGAGAACCGAAATCCTGCAGCGAACGGTGTGCGTGCGTCCCGCTCCTCGCTACCGACACACACACACCACCTGCGACGGCGGTTGGTGGAGCTGAGCGGGATCGAACCGCTGACCTCCTGCGTGCAAGGCAGGCGCTCTCCCAGCTGAGCTACAGCCCCGGGACTTCTTCCGGGCTTGCGCGGACGAGTCACGTACGTGATACAGACTACATCACGCACCCTTCCCTCGTGCCCCTTGCCTCTTGCACCTGGTGGGTCTGGGTGGACTCGAACCACCGACCTCACCCTTATCAGGGGTGCGCTCTAACCACCTGAGCTACAGACCCAAGACGCAAACGCCCCATGACATTCGCCCAGGATCCGCGACGCTCGCATACCCCGGCACTTTCTCCGCCTCTGGCTTTGGCGATCAAGCAATTGGTGTGGACACTCACGCCGGCAGTTGCGGCTTCGTGTTTAAGGAGGTGATCCAGCCGCAGGTTCCCCTACGGCTACCTTGTTACGACTTCACCCCAGTCATTGGCCACACCGTGGTAAGCGCCCTCCTTGCGGTTAAGCTACCTACTTCTGGTGCAGTCAACTCCCATGGTGTGACGGGCGGTGTGTACAAGGCCCGGGAACGTATTCACCGCGACATTCTGATTCGCGATTACTAGCGATTCCGACTTCATGGAGTCGAGTTGCAGACTCCAATCCGGACTACGACCGGTTTTAAAGGATTCGCTCCGCGTCGCCGCTTCGCAGCCCTTTGTACCGGCCATTGTAGCACGTGTGTAGCCCAGGTCGTAAGGGCCATGATGACTTGACGTCGTCCCCACCTTCCTCCGGTTTGTCACCGGCAGTCTCCCTAGAGTGCCCGGCCGAACCGCTGGCAACTAAGGACAAGGGTTGCGCTCGTTACGGGACTTAACCCAACATCTCACGACACGAGCTGACGACAGCCATGCAGCACCTGTCTCAGAGCTCCCGAAGGCACCAATCCATCTCTGGAAAGTTCTCTGGATGTCAAGACCAGGTAAGGTTCTTCGCGTTGCATCGAATTAAACCACATGCTCCACCGCTTGTGCGGGCCCCCGTCAATTCATTTGAGTTTTAACCTTGCGGCCGTACTCCCCAGGCGGTCTGCTTATCGCGTTAGCTGCGCCACCGAAACCTCAAGGGTCCCAACGGCTAGCAGACATCGTTTACGGCGTGGACTACCAGGGTATCTAATCCTGTTTGCTCCCCACGCTTTCGCACCTCAGCGTCAGTATCAATCCAGGGGGCCGCCTTCGCCACCGGTGTTCCTCCAGATCTCTACGCATTTCACCGCTACACCTGGAATTCCACCCCCCTCTCTCGTACTCTAGCCCAGCAGTATCGAATGCAGTTCCCAGGTTGAGCCCGGGGCTTTCACACCCGACTTACCAAGCCGCCTACGCGCGCTTTACGCCCAGTAATTCCGATTAACGCTCGCACCTTCCGTATTACCGCGGCTGCTGGCACGGAATTAGCCGGTGCTTCTTCTGTGGGTAGCGTCAACTGCACTGGATATTAGCCAGCGCCCTTTCCTCCCCACTGAAAGTGCTTTACAACCCGAAGGCCTTCTTCACACACGCGGCATGGCTGCGTCAGGGTTGCCCCCATTGCGCAATATTCCCCACTGCTGCCTCCCGTAGGAGTCCGGGCCGTGTCTCAGTCCCGGTGTGGCTGATCATCCTCTCAGACCAGCTACGGATCGTCGCCTTGGTAGGCCTTTACCCCACCAACTAGCTAATCCGACGCAAGCTCATCCTGTAGCACGAGGTCCGAAGATCCCCCGCTTTCCCCCTTGGGGCGTATGCGGTATTAGCGTCCCTTTCGGAACGTTATCCCCCACTACAGGGCAGATTCCCACGCGTTACTCACCCGTCCGCCACTCTACTCATCCCGAAGGACTTTCGCGTTCGACTTGCATGTGTTAGGCCTGCCGCCAGCGTTCAATCTGAGCCATGATCAAACTCTTCAGTTCATATCATCCGGCAAGATCCAGACTCGCCAACCCGTCAACAGCCTGCGGCCATCGCCCGATCAACTCGCCCAGCCTCTCGCCCATTCGCTCAGCGCAAGAACTACTGTATGCAAATGAATTTCATACAGGTCACTTGTGCCAATGGTTTCGTCGCCGTCTCCACCAACGCAAGTGCCCACACAAATTGCTTGATCTCATCTTCTTAAACAACCAGCACCACGCCCGGCAGTGCCTTCCCTTCCAGACCTCCGCCCGTCAGGGAAGGCGCATTATACGGAGCGATCCCGAACGTGCAAGGATCGCATCAAAAATCGTCGCAAGGAATTTTCACGTCACGCGGAGCCTGCCCGGCCTTGACAGTCGACAAGCTCCCGAATCACGCGCGAACCTTCCTGCGTACACACCATCCGATAACCAGAACTTGCAAAAAAGCCCTGTTTCAAGGACTTTTCGTACGCCTGCTGCGGCGCTGCAGCAGGAACTGCAAGGGTGCTGACAGTGCGTAGACAATCGCCATCAGCAGCAGGATACGTGGCGGGTCGAGACTGACCACACCGATCACGAGCACCGGCAGCAGGATGATCACGAACGGCACACGTCGCCGGAAATCGAACTTCTTGAAGCTGTGATAACGGAAGTTGCTGACCATCAGCACACCGGCACCAGCGGTCAGCACGGCTGCGATCACCGCGACGACGACCGGCAATTTCTCACGCACCAGACCGAAATCGGTGGCTGTCCAGACCAGAGACGCCAACAGCGCTGCAGCGGCAGGACTTGCAAGCCCGCGAAAGAACCTGTTGTCGGACGATGCGGCCTGGGTATTGAAACGCGCAAGGCGCAATGCGGCTCCTGCAACATAAAGAAAGGCGGCAGCCCAGCCGGGCTTGCCGAGTGCCGACAACGCCCAGTTGAATGCAACCAGTGCCGGTGCGACACCGAACGACACCATATCGGAGAGGCTGTCGTACTGAACACCGAACGCGCTCTGGGTGTTCGTGAGCCGGGCGACACGCCCATCGAGCCCGTCAAAGAACATCGCGACGAAAATCGCGATTGCCGCCGGTCCGAACTGACCGTTCATGCTCGCGACGATCGCATAGAAGCCGGCGAAGAGTGCACCGGTGGTCAGAAGATTCGGCAACAGGTACACGCCGCGTCGACGCACACGGCGCCCGTCCTCGGAAACCTCTTCCACGTGTTCGTCGACCGGCAAGCCAAGCTGCCCACCCGACAGATCATCCGTTGCTGTTTCCTGCTCCACCGCCCAATCCCCGCGCCACTGTAAAAGCACTATAGGACGGTCGCGCCCAGGTTGTCAGCCACGACGTGCACCGTCTGCAGCAAGCTCCCACAGTGCTGCCACGAGCGGATTCGCCAGCGAGCTCTTGCGACAGCACAAGCCGATGCGAAACGGATCGAGCTCCGGCGTCACGTCGAGCACACGCACGCCGTCGAGAAACGGACTGGAGCGCAACACGAGCTGCGGCACGATGCCGATACCGCAATCGAGCGCGACCATGCCGACGATGGCTTCATTGCCGGAAACCTGCGCGTAGACGCTTGGCATCACATCACGGTCGGCAAACCAGCGATCGATCCGCTCACGCGCCTCGCCCGCCTCCGGGAGGATCACGGGCAGCATTGCCCAGTCTGTCGCCACACCAAGGCCCGGAGCGGATGCAGCAAAACGCCCCGTCGCCGGCGCAATGAAAACCAGTGGTGTGGTCGCCAGCTCGAGGAAAGCGATGCCCGCCGGCAACTGTTCCGGACGCGCAGCAATCGCGACGTCCTCGCGCCCGCGCACCACCCGCGCAAGCGCGCTCGCCTCATCGCCGGTGTGCACGTTCACCTCGACTGCCGGATGGCGGCTGCGAAAGCCAGACAACAAGCCCGCCAGCAGGCTGTAGCTGGCGGTCACCGAACAATAGAGACTCACACTGCCCTGCAGTGCCTGTGAATCGGCTCCAAGCTGTGCGCGCAGACCACGCAGACGCTCGAACAATTCCCGCGCCTGCACCTGCAGCACGCGTCCCGCTCGCGTAAGACGCACCTCGCGATTGTTGCGCTCGAACAGACGGCAATCCAGTTCAGTCTCGAGACGCTGGATCGTACGGCTCAACGCCGACGGTGACAGATGTGCCGCCTGCGCGGCCTGCCCGAAGTGCAAGGCCTCTGCGAGCAGCATGAAGGCGCGTAAATCACGAGTATCCATATCGTTGCATTATACGCAACATAACGTTTACAACATATCACTTTACGCAACAATAAAGGGTCGCTAAGGTGCGAGACCTGTCAATCGACCCGTCGCGCAGGCCACCTCAGAGGAGAAGGAATCATGTCCGCGAACTACTTCAATACGCTGTCGCTGCGTCAACAACTCGCACAATTGGGCAAGTGCCGCTTCATGGAGCGCGAGGAATTTGCATATGGCACGCAGGCGTTGCAGGGCAAGAGAATCGTGATCATCGGCTGCGGCGCACAAGGCCTCAACCAGGGCCTGAACCTGCGCGACAGCGGTCTCGACGTGAGCTATGCACTGCGCGAGAGCGCGATCGCCGAAAGGCGCGCCTCGTGGAAGAATGCCACCGAAAACGGTTTTCGCGTCGGCACCTACGAAGAGCTGATTCCGTCAGCGGATCTGGTCAGCAACCTGACTCCCGACAAGCAGCACACCGCCGTGATCAAGGAAATCATGCCTCTGATGAAGCAGGGCGCGTGTCTGTCGTACTCGCACGGATTCAATATCGTCGAGGAAGGCACGCAGATCCGCCCCGACATCACGGTGATCATGATCGCGCCGAAGTGCCCTGGTACCGAGGTGCGCGAGGAGTACAAGCGCGGCTTCGGCGTGCCCACACTGATTGCAGTGCACCCGGAAAACGATCCACGCGGCGAAGGCCTCGAACTCGCCAAAGCCTACGCTGCCGGTACCGGCGGCCATCGCGCCGGCGTGCTCGAGTCTTCGTTCATCGCCGAGGTCAAGTCGGACCTGATGGGCGAGCAGACGATTCTCTGCGGCATGCTGCAGGCGGGTTCGATCCTGTGCTTCGATCGCATGGTGGAAAAGGGCATCCCGACAGACGAGGCGTGCAAGCTCGTGCAGTATGGATGGGAAACCGTCACCGAAGCGCTGAAGCACGGTGGCATCACGAACATGATGGATCGCCTCTCGAACCCGGCGAAGATCACGGCCTTCGAACTCGCCGAGGAACTGAAGACGATCCTGCGCCCACTGTTCTGCAAGCA
Proteins encoded in this region:
- the yaaA gene encoding peroxide stress protein YaaA, with product MIIVISPAKALDYESPVHSTSFSQPDFLDRSAQLIDILRVQTPARIAELMSLSDALVELNVARYAQWARPFTPDNARQALFAFNGDVYEGLGASSLSEADLAWSQEHLRILSGLYGVLRPLDLMQAYRLEMGTRLQNAHGKDLYAFWNEAITSELNRLLAAEAEAGREPVLLNLASDEYFRAVKAKRLAGRIVHTAFEDWKGGRYKIISFFAKRARGLMSRFIICNRIDSVARLRDFAAEGYAFAPAASSNERLVFRRREQ
- the rimI gene encoding ribosomal protein S18-alanine N-acetyltransferase, with amino-acid sequence MREASTDDAPAIAALDARVNASPWSADAVRETLQRAGGFVFCMPDGALAGFVLFTVVADECEILDIAIDPEYRRAGRASRLLEAAQRAAADRGATRCLLEVRESNASAQAFYHSAGFAVTGRRRDYYRTTTGREDALLMSRSIARENGSCPS
- a CDS encoding 2-isopropylmalate synthase gives rise to the protein MSKDHLIIFDTTMRDGEQSPGASMTRDEKIRIARALERLNVDVIEAGFAIASPGDFEAVKAVAETVKNCSVASLARAAARDIAEAAAALKNAVRPRIHTFIATSPIHMQYKLQMTPEQVLDQAVRSVRQARNHTDDVEFSCEDASRSEFDFLCRIIEATIAAGATTINLPDTVGYGEPGQYGEFIGRLIRTVPNADKAVFSVHCHNDLGLAVANSLSAVMNGARQVECTINGLGERAGNASLEEIVMAVRTRADIFPVETRIVTEEIVPTSRLVSSVTGFPVQPNKAIVGANAFAHEAGIHQDGVLKHRETYEIMRAQDVGWSTNRLVLGKHSGRAAVRARFEELGISFETREELESAFHRFKELADKKHEIFDEDLQAIATNVSVGDAVERFELVALEAVSHTGEKPRAHVTLKIDGVEHDSAAEGDGPVDAVFKAIENKVHSGTRLLLFSINAITSGTDSQAEVMVRLERDSRIVNGAGADTDIIVASAKAYLHALNVMGSAARAHPQIDGV
- the pssA gene encoding CDP-diacylglycerol--serine O-phosphatidyltransferase, whose product is MEQETATDDLSGGQLGLPVDEHVEEVSEDGRRVRRRGVYLLPNLLTTGALFAGFYAIVASMNGQFGPAAIAIFVAMFFDGLDGRVARLTNTQSAFGVQYDSLSDMVSFGVAPALVAFNWALSALGKPGWAAAFLYVAGAALRLARFNTQAASSDNRFFRGLASPAAAALLASLVWTATDFGLVREKLPVVVAVIAAVLTAGAGVLMVSNFRYHSFKKFDFRRRVPFVIILLPVLVIGVVSLDPPRILLLMAIVYALSAPLQFLLQRRSRRTKSP
- the ilvY gene encoding HTH-type transcriptional activator IlvY; the protein is MDTRDLRAFMLLAEALHFGQAAQAAHLSPSALSRTIQRLETELDCRLFERNNREVRLTRAGRVLQVQARELFERLRGLRAQLGADSQALQGSVSLYCSVTASYSLLAGLLSGFRSRHPAVEVNVHTGDEASALARVVRGREDVAIAARPEQLPAGIAFLELATTPLVFIAPATGRFAASAPGLGVATDWAMLPVILPEAGEARERIDRWFADRDVMPSVYAQVSGNEAIVGMVALDCGIGIVPQLVLRSSPFLDGVRVLDVTPELDPFRIGLCCRKSSLANPLVAALWELAADGARRG